The Rhipicephalus sanguineus isolate Rsan-2018 chromosome 4, BIME_Rsan_1.4, whole genome shotgun sequence DNA window ctatcgcatacattgcttcgcctttgcggcgaaacaatgcacaataaacgctcaactacctctgcaAAGACATTTCaatttcctgttataccgattcctatgacggagggatcagccatgtttttttaaaataaagtttcATTCACTCACTCGGGTCTCTTCTTTGTTCAGTATGTTATGTACTTGATCATGGAGCAAATGACGAAGATGCGTAGAGCCAGTCACTGTTTACAAAGGAAAATGTGATTGGAGAACTTTCTAAGAATACGAAGGGGAAAGACTAGTTAGACCTCCTGTTAATCTACTTTTGACCTTTCTGCTGATCAGCTGCTGCGAAAGCGACCTCTTTCTTCGGCGATTCTGCATTCTTAGAACGTGGGCGTCGCATTAGGGCGCATCCTGCTCTCGTCTGGCCCCTGCCGGAGCTTCATTCACAGCCTCTTCCTGTCGGTGGCGTTTACGACGAGCGGTATATCCAGCTGCTCTAGCCCCTTCCGCCGTGGTGaagttttaagcgaagcttctatgagttgcAGGCATCAGAGGCGGAGAAATGGCGCAGAGCCATTTCTGCATATCAGGCGCAACTAGAACGCTCTTGACTCTGGGTGGAGGGGTCTTCCGTGAGCTTCACGTATTCGGGGTTGTCGAGCAGGCTTTTGAGCTCGTCTTCATAGGATTTTCGATCGAGTATCATGGTTGAGTTACCTTTGTCTCCTGGAAGGATGATTATTGTTGGGTCTTTTCGAAGTTCTTGAATTGCTGCCTTTTCAGGTTTTGTTAGGTTCTCCCCTGGCGGTGTTGGTAGCTTTGAAAGGATTCCAATGGTTTCGGGCCGCACGTTGTCCCATACTCCGTACCCTGCCAGACAGAGCTCTATTAAATACATTTATTAAAGCCTTTAAAACACTATACTATTCTTATGCACCGTTTCCCAATAACTTATGCTCTCTCgggtcgtgggcttgtcggcaatcgtccgtttctgatatggcaaagagatctttcatcgaggtcgcttgtgatttcacgttgccaaatttcattgttgcatttcattgtttcacgcacgaATATCGTTGCTGTGTGTAGCAACCGAAGTATTGCGCAGctgagcacgtgggtgaaggtccaattctcggcatggaggagggaaaaaagttacgacggagcattgcgcaatgtgatagaaagaaagaaagaaagaaaggaagaaagaaagaagaagaaagaaagaaagaaagaaagaaagaaagaaagaaagaaagaaagaaagaaagaaagaaagaaagaaagaaagaaagaaagaaagaaagatgaataaTGAGGTCAGGCACGCGCACgtaagcttcgcttgcccccattttcccgatatgggaagggctcctaatttttcaGTCTTTCCTGCCCGATACTGGCGTCTTGCCACGTTATACTTGGGTTTTTATGGTATTTTACTGACATTAACGCCTGAAAGACGAAGTGGGCGTGCAGGTCTCCCACTCACGCTGTAATTGCTCAACCTCAAACGATCTCTAAACATATagatctgaggctttcgccttaaaaatcccTAGCCTTCAGGGATTTCTAtatcaatcccggccgcggcggccgcattttcgatgtaggcgaaaatacttgaggcccgtgtacttagatttaggagcacgttaaagatactcaggtggtctaaatttcccgaccccaccgctacggcgtccctcataatcataacgtggttttcgcaagttaaaccccaacaattatcatcaCATGGTTAGTAAACTTACTTTCTGACACAGCAGCATGCTCTgttatcaaaagcttttttttttgtttcgctcaACGACATCCTCGTCGTGTGCATCTGCAGTGTCATCTCCCAGAATGTTCGAAATCAAAACAAGAATGACACCATTATTCGGCGTTTAACCACTAAGCCGCAAAGCAAGTATTCTATTTGGCGGGATTTATTCCGCAAGCGGTTTTCGTGCCTCGTCCGTCAGATGAAGTCCAATATACTAGTTGCATAAATGACATTGTAGATCATCGCTACATTTCTCTCAAGGTTCTCACAGTGCCTCTGGCTGCCTGCTGCGTCCTTTAAGCTTCCGGAGCAGAGATTCGGACACACTGGTTAAGACCGCCGAAGCGAAGCCGGCTGCCACCAGCTTTGAAATCTCTAGCTGAAAACTGTCGTCTATGgtgtgctcgcacgacttcaaCAACGCAGActtgtgcagaaaaaaagaagccacTGGTTCTGCCTTACATGCACAAGATCGCtcacaatttgaaaaaaaaaagtttgaaacaGGCATGACGTTCCAGTGGTTTTCTCGGCACGCAACAAGCTCTCGAAGCTTAGTGCCCGCATTTCTGCGCGAAAAGCAAGCTTTCATGCGAAAAGGAGCACGCCCGGCCAGTTCTGCGTTGCATGGCGGGCGTTGTTTATAAAATTCCGTTGACCTGCGGCAAGTCGTACATAGGCCAAACAAGCCGCTGTGTCAATGATCGCCTTAGGCAGCATATATCATCAATTAAGAATGGCGGGGGTTCACACCTGCCATTCCATGGCActtcgtgcggctgcgcaccaaTGTTCGGAGAAACTCATGTGTAAGGAAGAAGCAGGGAAACATTAGTACGTGAAGTACTGGAGCCATACCGCATACAGAAGAAGAGGGATGAATGCGTCAGTGTCCCTTCGATCTCTTCGTACAAGAATGAATACGTATATTTAGATTGCGCTGtgcgatagcttttttttttctctgtgctaTGTGATAGTCGCTCGTGCTGCGCCCTCTCTCtgtgagcatatatatatatatgtatatatatatatatatatttggatgATGTACGGAAAATAAACTAGTTAAAAGTCTggtgccctatcctgtcttctcttgttttctcGCTTATCTCAAtggcgccacaaatatttcattaagctatgcaccaactcgccctacgtcacactctgctaaagAACAATACTTATGATAAGTCAGGCAGCTACTGTTGCACCTGTGCactctgtcccccccccccccccaaaaaaaaaacaggtgtgtTTTCACACCTAAAGTTAGAAGGCTGCTTTAGGCCCTAATAGAGAAAGTTCGTGATTCGTGGGCAAATTAACACTCGTCTTGCATCGTTCCATCAATTAATGTTTTCCGTTGACGAAAAACGGCCCGCACTCATACTGCGTTCGTGTATTCTTTATGTGCAATTGTGCATTTACTGACATGCGCACGACAATGTTCGTGGAATCAACCCGCTGCACACTCTCGAACCCTACGCAAGTAGACTGTAATATTTCATTTTCGTGTTGACGTTGTTGACGCAATGGTATCAAGCGAATTCTGTTATTGTTCAGGAAATGTTTGTGCGACAGAGCCTGGAACAGTGTTGCTCGCATATTAGGTTACTGAATAAACACAAAAGCCTTGgcgtagaaaagaaaaaaatactaaaTTTTATTAAAGCCCATCGTTTGTGCCGCGGTAACGACGCAGATGATGAGGAATTGCCTAAATTTGTTGAATTTACAGTCTTGACAGGATGAAAGCAGCAGTTCCTAAGTAAGGAATTTCTGAAAAGGGAAGAAGAACAGAAAGGGTTACTCAGTTGCTTATTTCTAGCTTGAAGCACAGCGCATCACTAAAGTTGTGCAAAAAACCTGAATGAATGTTTAAATACTAAGAGTCAATAACTCGTAATACATAAGTGCACAAAAACCTTGCAACTCTCATTGCACATAGTTTTTAGAAAGTTGCCGCAAAGCAATAAGACGCCTTGGAATCACCAGGACGCCTCACACTTCGCAGTTACTGTCTTCATTTGTTTAGAAAAGTTGAGCGTACGTAATAACGGTCCCAGATGTCTCTAACACATCGTAATACTAAAAAAAACGTATGGTCATATTTTCCTATTCCATTTTGACCCTAACTCAGTTGTATACTATTGATGCTATGTACTCACACTTCTTCCTGCGGAGGAGGGTGGTGTAGTCGAAGGGAGAGCCAAGACCGTAGCCGTAGTTCAGGCCGTAGCCGAGGAGACCGTGGCCGTAACCGTAGCTGCCAACACCGTAGCCGAGGGATCCAACACCGTAGCCGTAGTAAGCTGGAGCGGCGTGGTAGGCGGCGACAGCTGGGACAGCGTGGGCAACGGTGGCGACAGCTGGGGCATGGTGGACAGTGGTGGTGGCAACAGCTGGGGCAGCGTGGACGGCAGCGACAGCTGGGGCAGCGGCGTAAGTGGCGACTGGGGCGTGAGCCACAGTGGCGACAGCTGGAgcagcggcgtaggtggcgactgggGCGGCGTGGGCAACAGTGGCGACGCGGGTCACAGCTGGAGCAACAGCGTAGGAGGCAACTGGGGCAGCGTGGGCAACAGTGGCGACGCGGGTCACGGCTGGAGCAACAGCGTAGGAGGCAACTGGGGCAGCGTGGGCAACAGTGGCGACGCGGGTCACAGCTGGAGCAACAGCGTAGGAGGCAACTGGGGCAGCGTGGGCAACAGTGGCGACGCGGGTCACGGCTGGAGCAACAGCATAGGAGGCAACTGGGGCAGCGTGGGCAACAGTGGCCACGCGGGTCACGGCTGGGGCAGCAGCGTAGGTGGCAACTGGGGCAGCGACGGCGGTGGCAACTGGAGCAGCGTGGTAGGTGGCAACGCGGGTCACAGCTGGGgcagcggcgtaggtggcgactgggGCAGCGTGAGCGACGGTAGCCACGGCTGGGGCGGCGTGGACGGCGGTCACAGCTGGAGCAGCGTGGTAGGTGGCGACAGTGCGGGCAACAGCTGGAGCAGCGACGGCGTAGCTGGCAGCTGGGGCGTAGGTGTAGCCGAGACCGAGACCGGAGTAGCCAACACCGTGGGAAAGGCCGTAGGAGCTCAGGCCATAGCCGCCGAGGCCGTAGCCACCAAGGCCGTAGCCTAGGCCGCCAGCGTAACCACCGACGTAGCCGGCGAAGGCACTGGTGGCGAGAGCCAGAACAATGCAGGCACGGATCTAGAAATAAAAGTAAAGGTCGGATTCAAGCTCCCTCGAGGAAACGctcaacactttttttttatttttagttgcTTTGTCAACATTTCAAGGGTGGTAGGATGAAGGCTGTATGCTAAACTTGTGGTCGCATTATTCCGAAGAAATAAATGAGGTATTTACATAGTGAAGCTGTAGCTCTCAGAATACAGAGCCGAATAACATAAATGTGAATTGCCATAATTAGCAGTGAAGTTAATTATCGCGATTCACAATGACCCAGTTAATTATACATAAAACAGTAATTCAATTTATGTAGAAGCGTGAGGTTTTTACCGTGAAAAGGAGAAAAGAGTCACGTCAACTTTGTTGGCTTGCATTGTGCAGAAAGGTGAACTCAAGGCTAGTTCGCAGCCGATGCGGCTGGACCGGTATGCGGCCTTTTCGTGCTTGGAACAACTATTGCACTtgtctttttttaaattattttatgAAGCCTCGTAATCACACAAAATTTATCGTGACTTATTTCTTATATCCCTCGAAAGATAAGCAGCGCCGTCTAGTGAAATACTCATAGACATGTTTTACGTGATCGTAATGTACACCCTTAGTTGCTACCTGAGATACGTATACATCTATCATTTTCAATACCCCTGTGGCAAGAGAGCAGCTGTATTCTAAATCCTCGATAAAGCATCATTTAAAGCTGCTTGGAGATATTGGAGAAGTGTTCTCACCAtggttcctttcagctgctgaCGGTCCAACTGCTGCCATCCATGCgtctgctgagcctttttataCCAGACCCGGCAGAGACGTTGTGCCATTggcttacgaaaaaaaaacagataaggtGATATAACAGTCTTTTCCGCATATTTTACGAAACTCTTCCCGATCTAAGAGACTTCAACGGTAACACTTCGTACCTATGCTACAGAAAGGAAGGTTGAGAGGGGACGGAAACGTAGCTCGTGTTCTGCTACACATAATCAAAGCAGCGCCCTGACCTTGACAGGTATGTCGTCTGTTCGATAGCGTTATTCAGCGCCCTCACCGCACGTCAACACTCCTGAGAGGATAACCTAGGCGGATTTTAACGATGGAAGAATACATAAACACTGCGCGCCGGCGAGGGTTACATTTTCAGTAAGGCACACACAAACTGGTTTCGGTAAGCTCATGCAGATGTCGGGTGAGGTGGGAGCACGTTTGTTACCCACCCTTCAGGTCCTCGGTTCTCCTCCCTTCATTACGACTTTCAGTGGCAAGATGCCCAGTGGGATGTGTCTCGCAGAGAGGAAAGCGATGAGACAAAACTGTCACGTATGTGGGGCAGTCGCCAAAAGCCTTCGTGCAAACTCAGTCCAGCGAGTCCGCGAGCTCTCCAGTGCAGCAGTGGCACGTACTATTGACTAACTTTTTTATGGTATACACGCCCGCTCTTTCTAGCGTGTAGTAGTCTTATCACTTTCCTTTCTTTTAAATTTTGTTTCGACTTCTTCACAGGCTCTTGCTGAATGCTTCTTCTGTATTCATCACCATTCGCGTTAGGGCTCCCTGTTCGCGACATTCAAATTTCAACGGCTGCATTCGAAGTTGAAACCGTAACACTACTGCTCTAGCGATTCAGATCTCGAAGCTGGTGGAGACGTCTCCAAAGAGGTCGACGAATGTCCTTGCCGGTACGAATTGAAGGCGATCGAGTCGACACTTCGTCACTTTTACGTGTGGTGATAACGTGCGCCAACTATTGGTAGTTAATGTACTGATGTTGTCGGTCGCGAGATGGGCGATTGGATGAGCTGACGAGTAGGCGAAAtgtgttgtttatttttttttgccagtgtcagtggtagCGAAATGTGATTATGCAGACGTCTGCACTTTGTCTTTCCAATGTGAAAGTGTTACTGTTACGAGTAAAGAAAGCGACATTAGAGATAATGTTGCTTTCTTAACAGTCTAGTGCTATTAGAGATAGTTCGTCTTCCTTTAGAGCCGCACTTTCGTTTCGGCATCGAGTGAGGTGCAGAATGGATGTCGTGACTAAACCCAGCGAGTTGGCTACCTCATGAATATGCCTTGAGAAAAGTGAGTTGCTGATCACAAAGGATGTTGTgatcttcaattttttttattactcgaGGGTATATGTTAGGTTCTGATATTTTGCGGGTCGTATCTGTTAGGACAATAGGGCGATAATCCTGGATGTAAGCACTCACCTGATTTATCAGTGACAAGCTTCCGGCAACTCACCAATCTTCAGAAATAGTGTGAGATTATAATTATTGCGTGAAAAGGGCACATAGAAAACCGGAAGGCAAGCCCGTATGCTCTTTATTGTCTTCTCATGAAAACGGAGATTGTCAGATGCCTTAGGGCGTCAATATTAGGGCGCCAACGCCCACGATCACAAGTGTCACTATGTCAGAGTGGAGGATGTACGTCCCAGTGTGAAAACGCATGTTAATATATTATTTAACAGTCTAGCACCATCGAGATCAGAGGATACATTCCTGTTGTCGTTTGTAAGTTCCATGATCACTGCGTGGCTCTAGTGCATGCCAGAAACGTTGATTGGTTGCTACAAAGCGATAATTTGTGTATGTCATAGTGTTTAGCAATGATTGGTTCTCAGTTCCACATATCTTATTGCATGGTAGTGAAAGTGCAATTAGAAGAGCGTTTATCACCAACATTGATGCCCCGGAAATGCATGTGAGAAAATGCTGATCATGCTGTGActgagtgaaataaaataaaactaatAAACTGAAAGTCGTTTCTCGATGACCCATGCACATTCGAAAATTGGAACACATGCGGTAGAAACGCCGTTTTGACAGCCAGCAGAACGCCAGCATCCTTTTCTTTGTGCTTTCCatcacagcgaaaaaaaaaagtgaattggGACAACTATTGAAGATTAGCGTATCGAGTAATGCGTCATCAATCTTGCTTTGTGCGAGTATGACTAGTGATACTGAGCATGGATCGATGATGGATTACGTAGGGTGACCAAAAATGCTGTAACGAACTTTCAATTTTATTATATTTTAGTATATTGTTCAAATCTTTTAGCGCAGGTGTTTTTTTTCAAATTGGTGCACTGTTCCTTTATGTTCGGAGGACTTTAGGAGCGTGGGCTGTCATCCCATGTCTGATGTGATCTCCTGTCATCTCAAgtcgcttcgcgtaacgcaggcacagccatgtatagcatagccacgcaTAACATAGCTATCATTACTATACAATAGCAAAGGCGGGAAAGGACAGTGAGGGTGACGAGCTTTGATATGAGGGGAAAGAGGGTAatgcacagcatagccatgtataggagCAGGAAAGAGAATTGCGGTTGAGGATGTGTagtgtgagcgtgaggaggaagaAAGGGCAATGGtggagggtaaagcgtagcatatcCGTGAATAGTAAGGAATAACAAGGGTGTGAAAAAGAGAAGTGGTAGCGGGAGGAGAGAtatgagagagaggaggaggaaaaggaggaggggagggtaaaacatagcatagccctGTATAGTTGAGTATATTGTGTTGGAAATAGAAATGAGGGGGAGGCTAATCAAAGCGGacggttgggctagttggcgattCATGATTGATGCAACTGCGCGGTAgagaacacggacgacaagaagacggGTAAAAGAGCAAACCATCTACTGAAGGTTTATTTATCacatgccatatatatatatatacatatatatatgactaaaacaggaaaaagaaaaaagaaaagaaatgttgGCTGTTAAcaaacaatgaaaaagaaaatttgTACACCCGATGTACGAGGCAGAAGAGTAGATTCATTGGCCATGCGTGCCATTTGCCAGGAACTGTAGCTCTTCATCTAGCAGAGACGGTTTTCTGACGCGGTTGTCAGGTTATAGCGCCATTTTCTCGGCTTCAGTGATCATACGGGTACGATTGTCTTTGTGTTTATGCATTACAGCTGTTCTTTCGAACTGCGCATGGTAACCACACGTGCTGACATGCTGAGCCGAGAAACCCTCATTGCCATTGCGTACATTAGgtgcgtgctcacgcaggcgcTCATTGAGGCGTCTCCCAGTCTGCCCGATGTAACACGCACCACATGATAGCGGAATTCTGTTTACTACATTCGTGTCACATctgaaaaactgggttttatgcCTGACATTGCTAGAGCGTCTGGGCTTGTTGCTTACACATGTCGCTGGGAAAGATTGTAAGTTGCGGAaaacttctcttttctttttatttttcctgCTTCAGTCATATACATGTGGTATGTGataaataaaccttcagttcatcctctgcgcttgtccccgtctaCTTGTCGTCCATATTATATACCGCGCAGTTAGATCGATCATGAGCGTGAAGAGCAGAGCGCGCCACTGCGAGaaaaatgaaggtttcctttcccaccaTGGACGCGGAGCAGGCTCGGAAACGTGCTCGgagcacgtttggaacgccagtgcACGCTTGCCCGTGAAGGCCAGTGTCTCCAGATCCTGGCAGTCATGGGACTGCTTGTGCTTTTTTTATATGTCGTTCGATCAACAGCGTAAATTCTgtgttcttttatagccctgtaACTTTTCTTACCTTTCTTGCGTAATCTCCTTAGCGCTGCATGTGGTGGCCTGAGGTAAAGTGGCAGCCATGTGTGCACGTGGATCCTCCGGTGTTGGAGGTTTTTATGCGGTTATGCGAGAAATCTCGCTGTTTCATTCCTCACACTCAGCATGCTGGGACTCAAGGGCCCGATGGTTATGTCGATGGCATACAGGTTGCGTTGAGGTCATTAGGCAGACACAGTAGCCGTTCTGCCATGCACGTAGCGGCTGACT harbors:
- the LOC119390293 gene encoding larval/pupal cuticle protein H1C-like isoform X1, whose product is MIRACIVLALATSAFAGYVGGYAGGLGYGLGGYGLGGYGLSSYGLSHGVGYSGLGLGYTYAPAASYAVAAPAVARTVATYHAAPAVTAVHAAPAVATVAHAAPVATYAAAPAVTRVATYHAAPVATAVAAPVATYAAAPAVTRVATVAHAAPVASYAVAPAVTRVATVAHAAPVASYAVAPAVTRVATVAHAAPVASYAVAPAVTRVATVAHAAPVASYAVAPAVTRVATVAHAAPVATYAAAPAVATVAHAPVATYAAAPAVAAVHAAPAVATTTVHHAPAVATVAHAVPAVAAYHAAPAYYGYGVGSLGYGVGSYGYGHGLLGYGLNYGYGLGSPFDYTTLLRRKK
- the LOC119390293 gene encoding cuticle protein 16.5-like isoform X2, whose product is MIRACIVLALATSAFAGYVGGYAGGLGYGLGGYGLGGYGLSSYGLSHGVGYSGLGLGYTYAPAASYAVAAPAVARTVATYHAAPAVTAVHAAPAVATVAHAAPVATYAAAPAVTRVATYHAAPVATAVAAPVATYAAAPAVTRVATVAHAAPVASYAVAPAVTRVATVAHAAPVASYAVAPAVTRVATVAHAAPVASYAVAPAVTRVATVAHAAPVATYAAAPAVATVAHAPVATYAAAPAVAAVHAAPAVATTTVHHAPAVATVAHAVPAVAAYHAAPAYYGYGVGSLGYGVGSYGYGHGLLGYGLNYGYGLGSPFDYTTLLRRKK